The sequence below is a genomic window from Dyadobacter chenwenxiniae.
GCACTTTATTTATCCAAAAAAGAAGAGAATGTGATTTACAACATTCTGGAAAACATTGAGCAGGAATACAAAGCGAACATTGATAATTTCAGTCAGCGTGTCATTATTTCGCAAATAGAAGTACTGCTTAACTATGCCGATCGCTTCTATCACAGGCAGTTTATCACCCGCAAAGCTGCACATAACGACGTGCTTGTCAAGCTTGAAGAACTGCTGGATGATCATTTCAGCAACAATGCAAATTTAGCATTGCCAACGGTTAAAGATGTTGCATTAAAATTGAATGTTTCGCCCGATTACCTGAGCGACATGTTGCGCACCTACACAGGTCTGAACACCCAGCAGCATATTCATAATAAGCTCATCGAGAAAGCAAAAGGCATTTTGAGCACAACAAATCTGTCAATTGCCGAGATTGCCTATCAGCTGGGGTTTGAGCATCCCCAATCTTTCAACAAGATCTTCAAACGCAAAACGGCACTTTCCCCGCTGGAATTCAGGCAGTCATTTAACTGATTCTCAATTCAATGCCCGTGCAGCCTGACCCTAACCGGTCTGAGACATGCTGTGCGGGCATTTATTTATGTTATTGAACGGTTAATTTCTCTCTGCATTCTCCTTTATAGATTATGCAATTATAATCCTAAACCCATCATGCATGAGAAAGACCCGAATAGCCGCTGTATTTGGCTATATTTTATTCTTATTCAGCACATTACCAACCCCTTCTGTTTCAGCTCAAACAAATTCCGCCGAAGCCTTCACATTGAAAGACGGCGACCGCGTTGTATTTCTGGGCAATTCCATTTTTGAGAATGATTTCCAATATGGTTATCTGGAACTTGCCCTCACCACCCGTTTTGCGGATAAAGGCGTGACTTTCAGGAACCTGGGTTGGACGGGCGATAATGTATGGGGTGAGGCAAGAAGCACTTACACCAACCCGCCGACGCCTTATGAGCATTTGATGGAAGATATTACCAAAACGCAGCCAACGGTTGTTTTTCTGGGTTATGGCGGCGTAGAAGCGCAGGACGGACAAGCTGGCTTGCCGCATTTTAAAGAAGGTTTAAACAAACTTCTAGATAAAATCGATGAACTGGGCGCAAAAGCCATTTTGCTGTCCACCATCCCCGTCGTTTCCAGCGACACTGCACAGCGCATTGCCCAGCGCAATGCGGATCTTGAATTGTATTCCAAAGCCATTTCGGAAGTTGCAACGCAGCGCAAAAAACAGTTTATCGACATTTATAATCCTATTTTAAGCGTCAGCAAAAAGGATTCGATTATAGAAAATACGGTGCATTTGAACGAGCTGGGTTATTATTACCTGGCAACGACGCTTGAAAAAGCATTGGGCCTGAATGCAGCAAAAGCAACAACGGGCATCACGATCACTAACAACATAGCCGAAGTTTCCAATGGTCGCTCCCTAACCCCTGATAAAGAGGGTGTCTTGGCCAAATTTGCAGTCGATAATAAATATCTGCCATTGCCTTCACCGAAATCTGCTGGCTGGATTACCGACAATGCGCATGTTGTAAAGATATCCGGTCTTAAAAAGGGTTATTACACATTGGTTTCAGAAAACAACCAGGTGGCGTCGGCTTCTGCGAAGGATTGGGAAAAAGGCGTTGAAATAAAACAAGGCCCGCAATTTGCGCAAGTTGCTGAAATCCGTAATATGATATTGAAAAAGAATGAGTTACACTTCTTTCAATATCGTCCTTTAAACCAAACTTACATCATTGGCTTCCGCAGATACGAGCAAGGCCGTCACGTAAAGGGTCTCGAAGAACAAAACATCCTGATCAAATGGCTCGAAGGCCAGATCATCCTCAACAGCGAGCCGAAGGAAGTGGTTTATGAGTTGAGAGTAACGGGCGATAAACTGTAGGCTGTATGCTATAAGCTGTATGCTGTTAGTGATAGGCTTTACTCATTCCTATAAAAAATAATGCTATCTATAAATCATCGCTTAAAGCCTAGAGCCTAATGCCTACGGCCTATTGCTATACAAAACCATGAACACAACCAAGCTACTATACGGAGCGACGCTTATGGCGACGATCCTGCTTACAACCTCTTCCAATAAGGTTCAGAACATTAAAGAAGATCCCGACCCGGATGTTCAGAAAGAACTCGCTTCCTTCAAGGTTGCCGAGGGATTTGAGGTGACATTATTTGCTTCCGACCCGATGGTTGCCAAGCCCATTCAGATGAACTGGGACGCGGAAGGGCGATTGTGGGTGGTGAGCAGCACAGTTTACCCGCATTTGAAAACGGGTGAATCGGCGAATGATAAGATTTTTGTATTGGAAGATACGGATGGCGACGGTAAAGCTGACAAGTCAACCGTCTTCGCCGAAGGTCTTATTCAGCCCACCGGCATTTTGCCGGGTGACGGAGGCGTTTATGTAGCCAATTCTACCGAAATCCTGCATTTCTCGGATACGGACGGCGATGGCAAAGCGGACAAAAAACGCCGCGTGCTGAACGGTTTCGGAACGGGTGATACGCACCATTTGATCCACACATTTCGCTGGGGGCCGGAAGGAAGAATGTATTTCAACCAGTCGATTTACATTTACAGCCACGTGGAAACGCCTTTTGGCATAAAACGTCTCGAAGGTGGCGGTGTGTGGGCGCTTAACACGCGTAATCTGGACATGGAAGTTTATGCAAGAGGCCTTGTAAATCCCTGGGGGCTGCAATTTGACCGCTGGGGACAATCTTTCCTGACGGACGGAGCAGGGGGAGAGGGCATTAACTACGGATTTCCCGGAGCAACATTCGTAACCGCGCCAGGTGCAGCACGCATTATGCGCGGCCTCAATCCGGGCCAGCCAAAACACAGTGGTTTGGACGTCGTTTCCGGAACGCACTTGCCCGACGCATGGCAAGGCAGAATGATCACTAACGACTTCCGGGCCAACAGGATTAATAGTTTTAAATTAGAAGAACAAGGTGCAGGTTATGCCTCCAAGCAAGTCGACGACCTGATGTGGACGGATAATGTTGCGTTCCGGCCGGTGGATATCAATGTGGGTCCCGATGGCGCAATATACGTGGCCGACTGGTATAACCCGATCATTCAGCACGGAGAAGTGGATTTCCACGACCCACGCCGCGACCAGCAGCACGGTCGCATCTGGCGGATCGTGGCAAAAAACCGTCCGCTTGTTAAAAAACCACAATTAGTAAAGGCGAGCACAGCCGAGCTTCTGGAATCATTGAAATTACCCGAAGAGTGGACACGCTTGCAGGCCAAGCAGGTTTTAAAAGCGAAAGGTGCAAAAGAAGTGGTTCCTGCTTTGGAAAAATGGGTGCAGGGTTTGGATAAAAACGATGCGAATTACGAGCATAATTTGCTGGAAGCACTTTGGGTTTATCAAACACTTGAAACATTTAACCAGCCTGTTTTGCTGGAATTATTAAATGCAAAGAGTCATAATGCACGCGCGGCAGCATTGCGAGCGCTGGAATTATGGTTTCCAAAAGTGCAGAATGTGCCTGCATTGCTTGCTAAGGCTGTCAAAGATGAACACGCACAAGTGAGAATGGAAGCGGTGATAGCATTGCGCAAAACCAAAACGGCTGATGCTGCGAAGAATGCATTGTCGGTCCTGGACGGTCAAATGGATGAATTTCTTGATTTTGCATTGTGGCAAACGGTGCGGGAATTGGAACTGGTGTGGCTGGCGAAACTTAAAACGGAACCAAACTTATTGGGTGATGCCAAAAAGACCGCTTATGCATTGAAATCGGCAACAAGTCCTGAGGCTGCGACAATGCTCGTTCAGCTTTACCAGAAAGGCGAAGTGCCTGAGGATTACCAAAAAGATGTGTTGACGAGCATTGCCAGATTAGGGCAGCCCTCCGACTTGAATATGCTGCTGGATCTGGCCATAGCAAGTAAAGATAAGAATGTTTCAGCCCAGCTAGCCGCCTTGGAAGACGCTGCTGGCCAGCGGAATGTGAAGCCGGACAAATCGCCGGAGCGCATTGCGAATTTTATAGGGAATGAAGATGAAGCTGTAAGCCTTAGCGCGATCCGGTTGATCGGGCTTTGGAAACTGACCCAGCTGAATGATCGCCTTACCGGCTTAATCCAAACAGGAACACCGAGTACGAAAAGGGCAGCATTGGCTTCTTTAACGGCCATAGATAAGGAAAAAGCAACAAAATTAACTGTTGACATGACCGGGCCAAAAAATTCCCCGGAAGTGCGAATGATCGCCGCTGCGCAATTGGCTAAACTGGACCCGAAAGAAGCGGCACGCATAGCCACTGAACTTATGCGAACATTGCCTGCGGACACGGACGTAAGCGACCTTTTCATAGCGTTTATTTCAACGAATCCCGGTGCTGCTGCATTAGCGGACGCCATAGCAGCCAGGAAAATCCCGGAAGCAACCGCAAAAGCTGGTCGCAGACTTGTGCAAACCCGTGCAGGCTGGACGCGTCAGAACATTGACGAAATGCTCGCACTCAAAAAAGCACTCGAAGCCTCAGGCGGTTCCATGCCAACGCAAAAAATGCCGCAGGATCTTAATGATGATCAAATTGCCGGTCTCGCAAAACTGGTTAGAGAAAAAGCAGATCCTGCAAAAGGTGAGCAGATTTTCCGCAGGGTCGAAGCAAGCT
It includes:
- a CDS encoding helix-turn-helix domain-containing protein, producing MKKQRGNPLVISSIGEMHRMYGIQEIEHPMVSVVRFDEIYNSPIDLSDGCVLDFYMIAVKRDFQGKVRYGQSYYDFDEGVLSFISPGQLCWEERNDRPCSGFMLMFHADFLLGYPLAKEIKNYKYFSYAVNEALYLSKKEENVIYNILENIEQEYKANIDNFSQRVIISQIEVLLNYADRFYHRQFITRKAAHNDVLVKLEELLDDHFSNNANLALPTVKDVALKLNVSPDYLSDMLRTYTGLNTQQHIHNKLIEKAKGILSTTNLSIAEIAYQLGFEHPQSFNKIFKRKTALSPLEFRQSFN
- a CDS encoding GDSL-type esterase/lipase family protein — translated: MRKTRIAAVFGYILFLFSTLPTPSVSAQTNSAEAFTLKDGDRVVFLGNSIFENDFQYGYLELALTTRFADKGVTFRNLGWTGDNVWGEARSTYTNPPTPYEHLMEDITKTQPTVVFLGYGGVEAQDGQAGLPHFKEGLNKLLDKIDELGAKAILLSTIPVVSSDTAQRIAQRNADLELYSKAISEVATQRKKQFIDIYNPILSVSKKDSIIENTVHLNELGYYYLATTLEKALGLNAAKATTGITITNNIAEVSNGRSLTPDKEGVLAKFAVDNKYLPLPSPKSAGWITDNAHVVKISGLKKGYYTLVSENNQVASASAKDWEKGVEIKQGPQFAQVAEIRNMILKKNELHFFQYRPLNQTYIIGFRRYEQGRHVKGLEEQNILIKWLEGQIILNSEPKEVVYELRVTGDKL
- a CDS encoding PVC-type heme-binding CxxCH protein, whose amino-acid sequence is MNTTKLLYGATLMATILLTTSSNKVQNIKEDPDPDVQKELASFKVAEGFEVTLFASDPMVAKPIQMNWDAEGRLWVVSSTVYPHLKTGESANDKIFVLEDTDGDGKADKSTVFAEGLIQPTGILPGDGGVYVANSTEILHFSDTDGDGKADKKRRVLNGFGTGDTHHLIHTFRWGPEGRMYFNQSIYIYSHVETPFGIKRLEGGGVWALNTRNLDMEVYARGLVNPWGLQFDRWGQSFLTDGAGGEGINYGFPGATFVTAPGAARIMRGLNPGQPKHSGLDVVSGTHLPDAWQGRMITNDFRANRINSFKLEEQGAGYASKQVDDLMWTDNVAFRPVDINVGPDGAIYVADWYNPIIQHGEVDFHDPRRDQQHGRIWRIVAKNRPLVKKPQLVKASTAELLESLKLPEEWTRLQAKQVLKAKGAKEVVPALEKWVQGLDKNDANYEHNLLEALWVYQTLETFNQPVLLELLNAKSHNARAAALRALELWFPKVQNVPALLAKAVKDEHAQVRMEAVIALRKTKTADAAKNALSVLDGQMDEFLDFALWQTVRELELVWLAKLKTEPNLLGDAKKTAYALKSATSPEAATMLVQLYQKGEVPEDYQKDVLTSIARLGQPSDLNMLLDLAIASKDKNVSAQLAALEDAAGQRNVKPDKSPERIANFIGNEDEAVSLSAIRLIGLWKLTQLNDRLTGLIQTGTPSTKRAALASLTAIDKEKATKLTVDMTGPKNSPEVRMIAAAQLAKLDPKEAARIATELMRTLPADTDVSDLFIAFISTNPGAAALADAIAARKIPEATAKAGRRLVQTRAGWTRQNIDEMLALKKALEASGGSMPTQKMPQDLNDDQIAGLAKLVREKADPAKGEQIFRRVEASCTTCHAIGGAGGLIGPDLSSLGTSSPPETIIRSILYPNLSIKEGYDLKRVVKKDGSEMLGYLASDGASEVIIRDVTGKEVSIAKSQLQVMEKVPGSLMPPGLTASLDQTEFINLIGFLTKMGESGDFRVPNTRFVRRWESVSADKQTASRMSEGAFTVTKNSKVTYSPVYSKVSGDLPLDEVPAIETTAGKSFSIVRFDIEVLTKGNVTLSSNMSNGISAYIAGKPVKMSGNDIKASLTPGIQQITLVIDRSVVKDGGLKIELKDADGGAQTRLRMGK